The following are encoded together in the Gordonia insulae genome:
- a CDS encoding ComEC/Rec2 family competence protein, whose translation MSRTSVIGGFLPSGDYRLVTPAATVWLVSLVALAASTVLVQALAIAAGVVCAIAVASAWRGWVGWSTVSLVVVVGGMAAVTAGAIAFRLEARAVHPLSHSEGKTRVTAIIRDDAVALGPAAASRVRVRVDVDGVAGRQVAPVSAELTGGSSEWSELLPGQHFTAVVRVARPRGGDLMVARLSAVSTPTLLGRPPPHQRLAGAIRQRLQMVSARALGPEAAGLLPGLVLGDTSSLDAVVREDFRDAGLTHLVAVSGSNFAIVCGAAVMVVRIAGASPRVTAIVGAVIVVAFVILVRPSPSVLRAAMMGMVGLLALAGSRHAQAMPALGAATIVGLLWWPELAVAPGFALSVLATAGLVLWSAGLRDWLRDRGYRRDSPS comes from the coding sequence GTGAGCCGCACGTCGGTGATCGGCGGGTTCCTCCCGTCGGGTGACTATCGGTTGGTCACACCGGCCGCGACGGTCTGGCTCGTCAGTCTCGTCGCCCTCGCCGCGTCGACGGTCCTCGTCCAGGCACTGGCCATCGCGGCCGGGGTGGTGTGCGCGATCGCGGTGGCGTCGGCGTGGCGCGGATGGGTGGGGTGGTCGACCGTCTCGCTCGTCGTGGTGGTGGGCGGCATGGCCGCGGTCACGGCGGGCGCCATCGCCTTTCGCCTCGAGGCCCGTGCGGTGCATCCGCTCTCGCACAGCGAGGGCAAGACGCGGGTGACGGCGATCATCCGCGACGACGCGGTCGCTCTCGGTCCGGCCGCCGCGTCGAGAGTGCGCGTGCGGGTCGACGTAGACGGGGTCGCCGGACGTCAGGTCGCGCCGGTGTCCGCGGAGCTGACGGGAGGATCGTCCGAGTGGTCTGAACTCCTTCCCGGGCAACACTTCACCGCAGTCGTGCGGGTCGCTCGGCCGCGCGGTGGAGACCTCATGGTGGCGCGTCTGTCCGCGGTGTCGACGCCCACCCTCCTCGGGCGACCGCCGCCGCACCAACGGCTCGCGGGTGCGATCCGCCAGCGCCTGCAGATGGTGTCGGCGCGAGCACTGGGACCCGAGGCGGCCGGTCTGCTGCCCGGGCTCGTCCTCGGTGACACCAGCTCCCTGGATGCGGTTGTCCGCGAGGACTTCCGAGACGCCGGACTGACCCATCTGGTCGCGGTGTCCGGCAGCAACTTCGCGATCGTGTGCGGTGCGGCGGTGATGGTGGTGCGGATTGCGGGGGCGTCACCGAGGGTCACTGCGATCGTCGGTGCGGTCATCGTCGTCGCATTCGTGATCCTGGTGCGCCCGTCGCCGAGTGTGTTGCGCGCGGCGATGATGGGCATGGTGGGTCTGTTGGCACTGGCAGGATCACGACATGCACAGGCGATGCCCGCACTCGGTGCCGCGACCATCGTCGGTCTGCTGTGGTGGCCGGAGCTCGCCGTCGCCCCCGGATTCGCGCTGTCGGTCCTGGCCACGGCCGGACTCGTCCTCTGGTCGGCCGGTCTGCGGGATTGGTTGCGCGATCGGGGATACCGTCGGGACTCGCCGAGCTGA
- the rpsT gene encoding 30S ribosomal protein S20, which translates to MANIKSQIKRIRTNEASRQRNQSVRSALRTAIRHFREAVDAGDKAKATELAAAAGQKLDKAASKGVIHANQAANKKSAMALAVNKL; encoded by the coding sequence GTGGCAAACATCAAGTCGCAGATCAAGCGGATTCGCACCAACGAGGCGAGCCGCCAGCGCAACCAGTCGGTGCGCTCGGCGCTGCGGACCGCAATCCGCCACTTCCGCGAGGCCGTCGACGCAGGTGACAAGGCCAAGGCCACCGAGCTCGCCGCCGCCGCGGGGCAGAAGCTCGACAAGGCAGCCAGCAAGGGCGTCATCCACGCCAACCAGGCCGCCAACAAGAAGTCGGCCATGGCGCTGGCCGTCAACAAGCTCTGA
- a CDS encoding ComEC/Rec2 family competence protein, whose amino-acid sequence MATAAQLVTAPVVALLSGRFTVLGLLANIIVVPVVGLVGIAGTAAAVIGAVGGPDGLGAGIAELMIRALGPELWWMLTCARVLGGVSWAVVPVPSGVRGAVVVGLATVAAVFTIRVLIRWGEVLRRARRMGVRPVWHHGRRE is encoded by the coding sequence ATGGCGACCGCGGCGCAGTTGGTCACCGCCCCCGTCGTCGCGTTGCTGAGCGGACGGTTCACCGTCCTCGGACTCCTCGCGAACATCATCGTGGTCCCGGTGGTCGGACTCGTCGGCATCGCGGGCACCGCGGCCGCGGTCATCGGCGCGGTCGGCGGCCCGGACGGGCTCGGTGCCGGCATCGCCGAACTCATGATCAGAGCGCTCGGACCCGAACTGTGGTGGATGCTCACGTGTGCCCGGGTACTGGGCGGTGTGTCGTGGGCGGTGGTGCCGGTGCCGTCGGGGGTGCGAGGGGCGGTGGTCGTGGGGCTGGCCACGGTGGCTGCCGTGTTCACCATCCGCGTCCTGATCCGGTGGGGCGAGGTCCTCCGACGTGCTCGTCGGATGGGTGTCCGCCCGGTCTGGCACCATGGTCGCCGTGAGTGA
- a CDS encoding ComEA family DNA-binding protein, translating to MSTPARHPRRSALDRLSSPAVESPRAARHGGAVDVDVSDVWSPATDPAEAQRDQPLDADLPPDVAPTPDVGVRPAEDRPWGVTAVPTWLEPIAPHDPSRSRMAIGDRFGAPDPDEPDDDRPRRRFAVAPPAAIALIVIGIVACAVAGLSLLHGGSESTSPVAFPASAGPTEPTPAGQSPPANPAAPSVTSGEMVVSVVGLVRRPGLVRLSGQPRVADAIDRAGGARQGADLLSLNLAQRLNDGDQVLVGYTGGGGRMSLRSAVVGAGGTGGASSGSGSSAAATSSAVPSGAGAKVDLNSATEAQLDELPGVGPVTAKAIVAWRDAHGRFTSVDQLGEVDGIGPTRLAKLRDLVTV from the coding sequence GGCGCGACACGGTGGCGCGGTCGACGTCGACGTCTCCGACGTCTGGTCGCCGGCGACGGATCCTGCCGAGGCGCAACGGGATCAGCCCCTCGACGCCGATCTCCCGCCGGACGTCGCACCGACTCCGGACGTCGGGGTACGTCCCGCGGAGGACCGCCCGTGGGGCGTGACGGCCGTCCCGACCTGGCTGGAACCCATTGCGCCGCATGACCCGTCGCGTTCCCGGATGGCGATCGGGGACAGGTTCGGTGCACCGGACCCGGATGAGCCCGACGACGATCGGCCACGCCGCCGCTTCGCGGTCGCGCCGCCAGCGGCGATCGCGCTCATCGTCATCGGAATCGTCGCATGCGCGGTCGCCGGCCTCTCGTTGCTGCACGGCGGATCGGAAAGCACCTCGCCGGTGGCATTCCCGGCCTCCGCGGGACCGACCGAGCCGACCCCGGCCGGTCAGTCGCCGCCGGCGAACCCGGCCGCACCGTCGGTCACGTCCGGCGAGATGGTCGTGAGTGTGGTCGGTCTCGTCCGTCGGCCGGGCCTGGTCCGACTGTCCGGGCAACCGCGGGTCGCCGATGCCATCGATCGGGCGGGCGGCGCCCGACAAGGCGCAGATCTTCTCTCGCTCAACCTGGCCCAGCGGCTCAACGACGGCGATCAGGTCCTCGTCGGATACACCGGCGGCGGTGGCCGGATGTCGTTGCGCAGTGCCGTCGTCGGGGCCGGCGGAACGGGCGGTGCGTCGTCGGGGTCCGGATCCTCCGCGGCGGCAACGAGTTCGGCCGTGCCGAGCGGGGCGGGAGCCAAGGTCGACCTCAACTCGGCGACCGAGGCGCAACTCGACGAATTGCCGGGCGTCGGGCCGGTCACCGCCAAGGCCATCGTCGCGTGGCGGGATGCTCACGGCCGCTTCACCTCCGTCGATCAGCTCGGCGAGGTCGACGGGATAGGGCCCACTCGCTTGGCGAAACTGCGCGACCTGGTCACGGTGTGA
- the holA gene encoding DNA polymerase III subunit delta, giving the protein MVAVSERLHLLLGDDDFLTGRVITAVAAERTAATDSDIPVTRVRAGDVTEHELAELLSPSLFAEDRIVVIESAADAGKEPASLIAEAAGELPDGITLVVVHTGGGRAKSLVPALKKAGAVEHDCAAPKWPSERVDFVRKEFRSLGVKVGNDVVEQVVEGVGSELRELAAACSQLVADTDGKVTVDAVRLYYQGRPEITGFEVADKAVTGDRPGALESLAWAEHHGVPRVLLADALAEAVHAIARVRAMGSMDQYAAASELGMPPRRVKKVQAQARAWDSASIAAAIVVVAKLNGDVKGQAADADFSLEHAVATVAGLRPTRERGRAD; this is encoded by the coding sequence ATGGTCGCCGTGAGTGAACGCCTGCACCTGTTGCTCGGGGACGACGATTTCCTGACGGGTCGGGTGATCACGGCCGTCGCGGCCGAACGGACGGCCGCCACCGACAGCGACATCCCGGTCACCCGTGTCCGGGCCGGCGACGTCACCGAGCACGAGCTCGCCGAGTTGCTGAGCCCGTCGCTGTTCGCGGAAGACCGCATCGTGGTGATCGAGTCCGCAGCCGATGCGGGCAAGGAGCCGGCGTCCCTCATCGCCGAGGCGGCCGGCGAATTGCCGGACGGGATCACGCTCGTGGTCGTCCACACGGGCGGTGGCCGCGCCAAGTCGCTGGTGCCCGCCCTGAAGAAGGCCGGCGCGGTCGAGCACGATTGCGCCGCACCGAAATGGCCGTCGGAACGCGTCGACTTCGTGCGCAAGGAGTTCCGCTCGCTGGGCGTCAAGGTCGGCAACGATGTCGTCGAGCAGGTCGTCGAGGGCGTGGGATCAGAACTGCGTGAACTGGCCGCGGCGTGCAGCCAGTTGGTGGCGGACACGGATGGAAAGGTCACCGTCGATGCCGTCCGGTTGTATTACCAGGGACGGCCGGAGATCACCGGATTCGAGGTCGCCGACAAGGCGGTGACCGGCGACCGGCCGGGTGCGCTGGAGTCACTGGCGTGGGCCGAACATCACGGCGTGCCGCGGGTGCTGCTCGCCGACGCGCTCGCGGAGGCGGTCCACGCGATAGCGCGTGTGCGGGCGATGGGGTCGATGGACCAGTATGCGGCGGCATCGGAGCTCGGCATGCCGCCGCGGCGCGTCAAGAAGGTGCAGGCGCAGGCGCGTGCGTGGGACTCGGCATCGATCGCCGCCGCGATCGTGGTGGTCGCCAAACTCAACGGCGACGTCAAGGGTCAGGCCGCGGATGCGGACTTCAGTCTGGAACACGCGGTCGCGACCGTGGCCGGGCTGCGGCCGACCCGTGAGCGTGGCCGGGCGGACTGA
- a CDS encoding sulfotransferase family protein, protein MSVVFVHIGLPKTGTTHLQDRLWRNRDLALRSAGLLYPGNVISDHFHAAVHLQPDRYLDWVDPAFAGTWPTMRAQMKAWPQASLLSHELYATARPEHIATLLDDLSFADEVHVIATVRDLARQLPSVWQENIKNQREATFDEFLHSVHTHGPALPGFTPPADGGIEEPFWEFQDHVRILNDWAAAVGPERVHVVTVPTRRDTPGDTIWERFLRVLDVDPAPLTIPVPSLNSSLSSAQAEFLRRLNGRLQPTDVEWRRYERVVKGQLIGEILFEAPSGPPRGLTSDQRTWVAQTADEMIAEVRAAGYRVSGDLDDLTVSRLAAGDALPPTMQDVLDVALDTLAEVVKTAPLPAVGPRRRTRAMNVVRRVRRRVTGLRRSL, encoded by the coding sequence ATGTCTGTCGTCTTCGTGCACATCGGCCTGCCCAAAACCGGGACCACCCACCTGCAGGACCGGCTCTGGCGCAACCGCGACCTGGCGTTGCGGTCGGCGGGACTGCTCTACCCGGGCAACGTGATCTCCGATCATTTCCACGCCGCGGTGCACCTCCAGCCCGATCGGTACCTGGACTGGGTCGATCCGGCCTTCGCGGGTACGTGGCCGACGATGCGGGCGCAGATGAAGGCGTGGCCGCAGGCCTCGCTGCTGTCCCACGAGCTCTACGCCACCGCGAGGCCCGAGCACATCGCCACGTTGCTCGACGACCTGTCGTTCGCCGACGAGGTCCATGTCATCGCCACGGTCCGTGACCTGGCCCGGCAGCTGCCGTCGGTGTGGCAGGAGAACATCAAGAATCAGCGGGAGGCGACCTTCGACGAGTTCCTCCACTCGGTACACACCCACGGCCCGGCGCTGCCCGGTTTCACCCCGCCCGCCGACGGCGGGATCGAGGAGCCGTTCTGGGAGTTCCAGGACCACGTCCGGATCCTGAACGACTGGGCGGCGGCCGTAGGGCCCGAACGCGTGCACGTCGTCACCGTCCCCACTCGCCGCGACACGCCCGGGGACACGATCTGGGAGAGATTCCTGCGGGTTCTCGACGTCGACCCCGCGCCGCTCACCATTCCGGTGCCGAGCCTCAACTCGTCGCTCTCCTCGGCGCAGGCGGAATTCCTGCGCCGGCTCAACGGTCGGCTCCAGCCCACAGACGTCGAGTGGCGTCGATACGAGCGTGTCGTCAAGGGGCAGCTGATCGGCGAGATCCTGTTCGAGGCGCCGTCGGGTCCGCCGCGCGGGCTCACCTCCGATCAGCGCACGTGGGTGGCGCAGACCGCGGACGAGATGATCGCCGAGGTCCGCGCGGCCGGCTATCGGGTCTCCGGGGATCTCGACGATCTGACGGTCAGCAGACTCGCGGCCGGTGACGCACTGCCGCCCACCATGCAGGATGTCCTCGACGTCGCCCTCGACACTCTCGCCGAGGTCGTCAAGACGGCACCGCTGCCGGCAGTGGGGCCGCGCCGGCGGACCCGGGCGATGAACGTCGTGCGACGCGTGCGGCGGCGGGTGACAGGACTGCGCCGCTCCCTCTGA